A region of the Argopecten irradians isolate NY chromosome 16, Ai_NY, whole genome shotgun sequence genome:
TGCCAGATGCATTTTGGAGTGATCGATCCGGAAACTGTATGACTATACCGATGGGCAGCTATCTTTGATTTTAACAACTAAATTATTCGTTATCgttatttcccagaaagtacagAAAGGACCTTTCTGAAAGTATGTTAGTGTTCTTATTATAGCAATTTTACATCGCATATGAATAGTTTCCCATCTTATCAAATGTTTTAACGGGAAAATGGAAAACACAGTAAAATCCCTCGTTTCTTTTGACCGATAAAATCGTTAAATGGTGTGCGCCAAGATTCCTCTGGGATCTCATATGAGATACCTGGAATTTAACATTGCATATTTGCCAAGAAATAGGAGTCTGTACTTTTGCCAGGAAAATATCGTTTTGTAATCGTTGTTAAAACCAAAACACATCGTAAGCTAGGAATATGTCCGCGTTTGACGGTTAAAACCTGTCAGCATTTTCCATACTACTAAATATAACCTCTATCAAACTTTTAGATTCAAATAGGGACTTTTTCCCCCGCGACATATTCGCGCCCTTGCAATAGCCAATCATAAGTGAGGTTACAAATGACAACGTCATTTTCTCTTTGTGGACTGAATTTatttagccaatgaaaatgtccGTTATAAGCAATATCGAATTAAGTAGAGTATGCTCAGATTCTTATGTTAGGTTTAAGTTAAACCATAAATGTATCTAACGTTTTAGTTcttcataattaaaaataccCCACACAATTACAACTCCATCAGGCATTTTATGTAACAATGATGTGGACTCGTCAATGGATATTTTTAAACCcagaagacacatttgaactcttctggTTCAAAGactggaatagttcattatggATTCCCAGGGGTAAATGAATTAAAAGATGTCTTGGTACCGACGTCAGCTTTCTCTAATATTAAAACTGAGAAGTAACAAAAACtgcatcctcgataatccagaggttactatcactggcgTCAATTCCACCTTGGAAAACTGAAGGCAGTCAAGGATACAAAAAAATCCCCTATCCAATCACAGCCTAAATCTGCAGAAACGTCCTTTGGCGATTATATAGAGTTACGCCACAAAATCAACAACAATGTActgttatttgattcttttgatgtacaaaTAACCAAATTAATTGTTCATCCGTTGTCATAGACAGACGccatgagttttacaatgtacaatgacaTACAGATAGTCCAGGGAGTTTTCTCCTATTAACAGAAGAGAAGATGGCCTAATTGAACTGAGGAAACTCATTGCCAGCACAGATATTGACAATTATACCTACCATACATCTGGTGTGATTTTATAGATTTTCACTGCTCTAAAACATTGTCTCCGCAGTACTAATCATTTCAACTTAATTTCCTTTGGTCTATTtactttttaattaatttgggCGTCTTTCCCGGGAGTTGCTTTACCGAACTTAAATTGAAAAGAAACGCAAGGCGGTCCCAAATCAAATCTTACAAATAAAGGAAAGTAATCGTCACCAAATGAAATTATCTCTCCGacaaacaaaaaactttatTCAAGAATTTAGCACACTGTGCCGTTATGTTATATGGAGATTTAATGATGTTGAtgtgtacataatgtatatatatatatcagcgGTATAGGAAGACGAGACAGTTTTGaatcattacgtcgtgtctcGACGTTGCCTATCAAAAGTTTCTCATTTCGGTGTATCTTTAATATTATTGGATCACAGGaatttggctctatagacatttttctttCTAATGTAATACTGTGACACAGTATTATATTCTATTTATACATGAATAGAGAGAAAATTGTCTCTAGAGACAAACGCCTGTGATTGGATTAGGTATAACTGTTTCATTTCTCGTATCTGTtcctctttaaaaaaaaaaacaattacggtataatatatttaaaatataaagccATCTTATGATGTATACGTATTGTAAATTTTAATGGAGAGGGTGTTTGTAAGTTCGAGTTAACTTGTGTCCGATCCTGTTgctaaaataacaataaaatagatttaaactaataaaaccgaTTCTGGGTCAGATGGGGACTAAATAAAGGTCCATTAGGACCACATCATAACCTTTCACCTAAGTGAAAGTCCCTTGAGTGAATTCCACTTGGCTCGTGTAACCTTGGTATAAAGTCAATGTCATTCGTTTAAAGAAATCTGATAATCCCGATACCTCAGCATTTCACAAGTCCAAAAATATCTCGGTATCGTACTAATCCAGAGGAAATTATTTAACCCCATGActctgaatgaaggtcaaggacatCGGACAACTTGATCTAGCTCTTTCACCCTAGCATGTTATGCAGTTGCAATATCAGGTTTGTTGACCTCCTTACATTTGAAAAGGcaaagttatttatttatttgttttacctttatattgttaaaattgATCACCGGACGAATGAAATAGCTAAATGGATCTTGGCATTAGATAAGTTACGGTCACATATATATCTCTTAAGCATTTTACagtttgtattgtatttctcGCACATTGTAAAATACGGAATTTTGTTAAGTTATACGCAGCCACGGTACTGTTATTTATCTATAACTTGTTGAAGCGGACAGGTAGAAAATCCATGAAGTGAACTGATAATATATCCATCGTTGCAGATATGTATACAAGAGCACAAACTATCAGATTGTGAGAGTGAGTTTTTTACACCATTTGTCAATATGTCAATATGTACAACTCGACTCACTCAAACCTTTGTATCTGCTATCTTGTAGAGTCCAAACAAGTGATTCAGTTTAGCAAGGTATCTTCCTAATTAAACTCACCTGTGTAGTGTATTGTAAAACATGTGGCGTGTTGTTTTACACATCTCCACATGAGCGCAACATGGTACATGCaatttgacattttctatacTCGTATATTTGTCTCGTGGTGACACATTTTATACTAATATGATGTGCGTAATATAGCAAACTATTTTATTATTACAACAATTAGATCACGTAAAGTTAGTCAATTGTTTAATTCTGATAGAATCGTTTACAATGACACGTTTATTTAAACGTAGTAGTACGTCGACGTGTGTGAAGTGAACCGCTACCAGTGGAAATGCGCCAAACCATTAAAAGGCGGGATATGCACAgtaatattttgttacattagTGTTAGCGTTTATATATATTGCCTAAATCgttatttatttcttatattttttatcactcGAATATAGATAACATGTGCTAATTGAAATCTGACAATACGTATATTTTAGCACTTAAACCTTGACGAATTGTGGATCATATTTGCCAGGCACAACTACCACTGCAGCCAagtgtatatctatatacatgtagttccaAAAGGGTGGTTGCATCGATGCTTTGATTGGCGGTCAACCTGTGTGGGCGACGTCCTGCCAGTTTACTGTGTGACCGATTGTTGGGTCCTTCGTACTATGTTTAACACTTATGCTATTATTTCAATGCTGATGGCAACGCGTCATGAACTTCGAACTTTGTATCGACATAGATCTGCTATCTGATGTGTGCTAGCATCCGAGGTAGCATCAACTTAACCACAAAGAGTATCAGCTGTAAGCCCAACCTGTGAATACAGACCACGACAACCCCAGTGAACCTATCTGAAGACTCTATGGGGGTTTAATGTATACAAGTTGGTAGTAATAACTTTTAATAGGTACTTTTGATATATGTTTCATATGTTAATTTTCGGTGCAAAAAGTGTAAATTCTAGTTTTTAACATATGTAAAAACCAAAAACATcatgtaaattattgtaaaataaaaccttgtatatattgtttaacatTCATGAATCCATTCCTTACCACACTTGCATTGCCGGAGCTCGTTCCAAGAAACAATAGAGTTCACTTCCCCTTTGGAATATTTGACATAAACCAAATAAATGAAAAGTAAGTTCCTAAATTCTGCCAAAAGAATTTGACTTACACGATTGATCATAACACTAAAGGCTTTAGGACCTAATTAGTTGACAGTCATCTGACAACCTTGGCATCAATTCAATTAATTAGGAAAAGGAGTAAATAAGTAcagttttcaagatggtggctgttgcagccatcttggatttcgggtCAAAACCcccaaaacaaacatttgttcATTGCCATGTCTGGATCATTTCTAGCAAGTTTCGGCTTAATCatactggtagaacttgagaacatataacatatacacaaaGTTTCTTGGAACAAAGTAAAGAATGGTTTCTGAGTTTGATAACTTTAAAATCCTTTGACAGTCTAAGAGCTTAATATCCAAATCAAGTAAAAATTAATGCGTGGATTTAGTTTAATTTTTCTATCTTACTGACATATGTTCAAGAAGCTGACAAGTATCTTTAAGACTAGATCAATTAGAGGAAAACCGTATTGTATCTGCTGAAAGATAATGTTAAACTGTACAAGCTGTATTTCAAGTCGCTGGAACATGAATTGATACTAGTGAAGCATAGTAAGGGAGGAAACCCTTACAACCcagaatatattttgatatattgcaATTAGTTGGAGGAAAAAGACTCTCGATTTACTTGACTACATCTCAGGATATCATCTCAATTCCACAGAAAACCGATGGAAGTCATTTTATACGAAATAAGTCAAATAACATTCCTCTTCCAAAATCTAGGGTACGTGTCTAAATATTCATTTCTCTACCAGATATGGCCCACACACCTGAGTTATCAggtaatattcatattttttttgcataatcACAACCAAACAGGAAAATAGTGGTAGTCATTTTAAACAACTAAGCAAAATGAGATAATTTCTCTTTAACACTACAGGGACCAAACCCAGCAgataaacattttctttatcACCTATAGTGCACGTCACTggaattatcttttttttcttctgaacaACGCCTTTATCTTTATGTACATCAGGAACTTATGAAAACCTACACAGGAGTCAGATTTTGGAAACCATCTGTAAAATTAAACCACACCTGGACTTTTTATCAAGATATCATATTGACAGAAAAatcatgtttcttttttttccgtGTTTTATCTACACGAAGAAATCACATCCTGGTTAAGATGTGTTCAATATTTTTCCACAGAATTGGAAAATACTGTAGGATTATCATCTTTCAGTTTTTAACAAACGCCATGTATATAGGCTAGGTCACTGTTTTATTTAACATGTCACAGTCCGACATCAGGTTTCAGCGaatcttgaaaagaagttgctCAAAGATAGTAGCCTATTTGATCAATGTAACCTTGAATTAAGGTCATggtaattcatttgaagaaacttaCTGGACCTTTCTTCAAGCATGCTACACACCCAAAACTAGGTACATTGTAACTTGGCCTCTAATATGaattagttattgacaagaagtcatTGAAGGCATTTAGTTTATTTAAGTTTTGACCTTGAATAACAAGCAAGTTCATTCATTGGAAGAAACTATatatcccttcatcccagtatgctacaggtCAAATATCTGGTTTCTTTGCCTCATAGTTACATTATCTACAAGAAATCAttttgcctttttgacccctgtgaccttgaatgaatataaaggtcacatttgaacaaacttggtagctacAGACCCCAATATGAGTATTTTGATTATAgaaaagttgtttgaatgaaaagaaCTATGTATGGTTTTTGACCATTTTTGGCCCCCCAAAAGGCCCAAATCCATTGATTATTATAagtattatgaaataaaattattgtatttgaaatatttagtacatccttgatttaattgtaattaaagttttctaattttgcagcttTATTAAAGTTGCCATGGTGACCAttcaaaatatgcataaattaactaaatttgaaaattttgtcattttttgtctattttttgatagtttttgtcTTAACAAAAGAGCCCAATCTGGaacaaatttatttattcaGTAGACATACCTTAGACACATATTTAGGAGAAATATCAActttgttcaaggatgcgctctatgGTTTCTAGATCAAAAACTTCATGACTACATTTCCTTTCataaattttgcatattttgaatGGTTGACAAAGCAACTACATCTGCAATGATACATAACTATCAAGCCTTTTCTATCAAAGATTTACTTgatatttaacaatttaattacTATCAAAATAACAGGTTTGGAAATTTtatggatttgggggccaaaaagcACCCAAAACAATATATAGTCCGACAAAGCACGATGGCTAACCTGACCTAAAAATACAGTTCATTAATcacaaacaacaaacaagtCTTTTAATATAACAATCAGTGTTTTATGTGCCACtgtaacatgtataaatataagtaTCACAGCTGTCACTCTTCATGTGAGAAATGGCCACAACACCAAGATAATCTAATAAGATAATTTCATCATACTACTTTTCTGCATCATTTCTGAGATTACATGACTGCttgttttttttgaaaataaagcaCAAAACCTTTACAAGAACATGACCATTTTTGGTAGCAAACGTAGATGTAGAATTCCTGGGGAAAAATCAATCATCAACAGATACATCTAACTCAGAAATCAAATGGGCTTCCCTAGCATCAAATGGGGACAATCCTTATTACAAATCTCTTTAGGGTACACACGTTCTACTAAAGCTGTATTTTCCTAAAGTGCCAAGAGAGATGCTGTATTTTCCTAAGTGCCAAGAGAGATAATCCATTATGATGAACCTCAAGAGATACAAAATGCTCCCCAAgaaccaagggagataatccttaTTACGAATCTCTCATGGGTACAAACGTTCTACCAAAGCTATACTGAATAGTCCCTGTATCGGTGCTGTATTTTCCCCAATtgccaagggagataatccttaTTACGAATCTCTCATGGGTACAAACGTTCTACCAAAGCTATATTGAATAGTCCCTGTATCAGTGCTGTATTTTCCACAATtgccaagggagataatccttaTTACGAATCTCTCAGGGGTACAAATGTTCTACCAAAGCTATATTGAATAGTCCCTGTATCGGTGCTGTATTTTCCCCAATTGCCAAGAGAGATAATCCTTATTACGAATCTCTCAGGGGTACAAATGTTCTACCAAAGCTATATTGAATAGTCCCTGTATCGGTGCTGTATTTTCCCCAAgaaccaagggagataatccttaTTACGAATCTCTCAGGGGTACAAATGTTCTACCAAAGCTATATCGTATAGTCCCTGTATCGGTGCTGTATTTTCCCCAAGCGCCAAGGGGGATAATCACACATGTGGTATTGTCCTCTGACCCGAACTGTAGAGCCTGGTCAGTAACACGATTGGCCGCCTCCTGGGGGTCAGTACAGCTACAGGTGATGTCCACCACTTCCTGGTCACTGAGGACAAAACTGACCCCGTCACTGACCAGGGCTAAAAAGGCATCTCGGCCGTGGTCAAGCTGGAAAGAAGTAAAAAACTCTTTTAAAAATGTCTTGCAAAATATCTGATTTCAAAGTGTTCTGATAAGAAAGATAATGACGACAATAAATGCAATAAAAGTAATATCCAGGCTTAAAatttaacacaaatatacaataGCAAGTAAAAGGCCTTAAATTAAAAACCTGcgattgtttatttttttatgtcaatgaaaaaaatcaaatcaaatcaaaacatTGTCTTAGCATTTACAGTGTAGTTGCTAAAAGACAATCAATTCTTATTCATATTCAACAACAACTACAATGTGAAAAGTGATATTCCTACACATTTctttatctttaaattaaacaaaaacactATTTTAGAGTAAGAAATTCCTCAAACCTTTTTCCTGTGTATTTCTGGATGTTCTGTTACACCATATTTCTTCAAGGGGAGATTACCAATACAACGGGTCATACTTAGGTTTCCGTTGACTTTGGGAGTTCCCAGACTGTTTGGAGTTATCACCCCTCCACAGGACTCGATTCTACGTTTTTCCTCCACGTCGTCAGGGTGGTGGTCCTGTGTGAGGGCGATGGCTTTACCTCCACGACACAGGAGAGCTCGTGTGTCCCCGACATGGCCTATCGTCAGCTCCGTACTGTGTTGTAACAAACAAACTGTAGCTGTGCTTCCCGTACTGAACTGTTCATcatctgaaatatttttttaactttatcaatTTATTACACAGCTGGTGTATTCACGAGTGGATGACATTTTAATGTTAACAGATGTGGGATATGTGAGGATCGTAAAAATTTGTGTTCTTTTATTCTTGCTTCACCAgtaatagaaatacaagtaATAATCACATCATTTTGTAATTTCCTTCTAATTATTAAGTACTTTTAAAATGATGGATGCCCACCAATTGAATAAATACTCAATATTGACAATGTGTATACTAAATATAATTTACAGGGCTTCAACTGAACAAATAAAGAAATTGCTGAACATGGACTtaaatactggtaatgtttgACATCTAGagcaatattcataaaaatagattttattcTTTAAATATGAAAGCAAATGATGCAAACCTGCAAAAATTGCAAATTGTTACGATAACATAAATTATGTTAATCtattatgataattatgtattgacaaaatgcattacatatattacatgtgtatagaGTGCATGTCATAATGTATATGTCAATTAATGATACGAAGGTTGAATACTTGAGTTTCCTTTCATGATTCATTAACTGTCGTCCATTGATGTTTACTTCATCTTTATAACATATCATAGAGTAATGCAAAGATGAAATAGTATACATAGAATCAATGTAAACacaataaatgaattataaaaatgatataaaaagcCGCAAcataatcaaaataaacaaagtaTCAAAGAGATATAATACCTAGCCAGTAGGACGTTAGGTGCCGAGCTAGACTGTTGTTGAGATCTATAAACGACTGTTGTAACACCACACTCTGGTCGGGTTCCCGTGACAACCAGAATGACAGGCTATCACACATCCGACTTTGTAGGTACTCTGCTGCAACGTCACCATTGTGTCCATCAAATATcccaaaatataaatattctgaGGATAACTGTTGTATGGCATATCTGTCTTCGTTCCTGTTCCGACGACCAAGGAGGGATGCTTTTCCGATCTTTTCCAGTGGGATCTTGGGAATGAGTCTACCTGTAAAATGTTTGTCAAAACTTTGGTCgaatatataatgtaacttATGTTAATTGTTTTGACTTCAGTCAATCTTTTACTTATGCCTGTTTtgccatgtcaaaattatcatGAAGTGTTAGACATATAGAGTAAGATCATACATTTTGACATCACATGCACTTTATGATACCATAATATGTGTAAATATGCCTGAGGGTATATACAGATGAGTAGTGAATGGAAATTAAAAAGGATGATACGTGTTAAACAGAGCGAGGTTTCTTTACTTCAATGTACCAATCTGTTGATTTTACTAAGATACATATGTAGTATAACTTGTGTAAACCGGACATGATTGGGACCAGCATATTTGGCTTGTATTGAGCTGTGATAATAAATCAATCTTACCTGTTTGAATACTTTCCTTTATAAGAATGGGCATACTGATACGATTATTCCAGCTTCCGATGGTATCAAAGTTGATCCCAACttgtttttttcctttgttttctGGGTCAGAAAGAACACCTACTTGTCTTGTCTTGGCACAAATAGAAGGATGTGTATTCTGTATGAGAATTTTGCGTTGATTGACGCCATTCTGGCTAAGATTTATTGGTACTATGCAAGAGTATTGTCTCAAAGAACACCTGGGCAGTTTATTTTCTAAACGCAATAACCCTTTCCTGTTTCGATGTAGTATAGAAAGCTCTTTTGTAGCAGTCAGTGAGCAGTAACATTGTTTCTggtgagttgtctcccctgtatcTTTCTGGAGGTAAAGTCCTGAGAGACGGAATTGCCTGCCAAAAGTTGAGCCAAGTCTATGGCACTTGTCCAAGGTTGTACACATTTTCTTCAATGTTTTGCTATTTCATAACCTGTGGTCCAGGGTTTTACATTCTGTTGTTCACCCTTCATGCCTATATTCCACTGATCAAATGTCCAGTGTGTGATTTACTTCTCATGCAGATCTGAAATTACAATAAAATCTTATTTCATGAAGATAATTAATCTAACATTATTCATCATTTAATACAAACCAGTATTTGCTGAAACATCAGGCCGACAGAATACAGCATACTATCTAACATTTGATACTTATGCATATCACATATTTGTGATAATATTAACACGACTTGCAATTTCCAACATCAACTGAATGTCAAGAGGACATCAGGACCTATAACTTCTGTTAGGCTACCACACATATGACTGTCCCACGTTTGCTTTCAGGAGTCCGTGAAATTAAAGAATTAAGCGATGGACAAATTTATTAACTTTAAATTACTATGATTGACATTTGTTACCTGAACTGGCGCGTCGTCTGCAAATTTGATCTCCAGTCATAAACCGGATGTTGAAACGAAATATAAGGTGCGTTCGACATGAAACTATTATCCCCTTTAATGACCGTGTTCGATACGATATAGGCCAGATGCAGGTGCCCGTTCAGTTCTAATAGAGACATGTAGATAATTTGATACTATCTTAATCTTTTTTTTCTAACATGCACGTGGTTCAAGTTTAGTCtggaaatataataaatacacgACTTTAAGTAAATTTTATTGATTCCACCAATTTTTGCATTCAATTTATTCTTATTTGTGTGCGTTTTATTTTTTGCAGGATTACGTACACATATTTTTTAGTGAATGCCTAAGGGAGAAATAGTCTTTATAGACGACCCACGTTATTTAAATTAACATTTGGTATATCTTAATTAAATTGTatagaaggtgatgataagtgtagtatcaACGGTGAGCTAATATTTTTGCGACTCTGCAAAATTATCAGTGtcatttcacatttcaatcttaAAATGTTAAAGCTGTTTCAGAAACACTTGCCTTTAAAGATAATCATTTCAGGTTTTAAAACACGAATTGACTATAGCACTACATCACATGATGTGCGAACGATGTCTGCACGATGTTCAATTGAAATTGCAgggtacatgtacactgtacgtAATATACGGAAGTTAATGAATGCACTTGATCCAAACGGTTTCTGTCGACAGTCAATATGGTTGATTAAAAAGGAATCCATGCaatcaaaagaagaaaaaaagaaatatttggtGCATTTGCACGTTTGTGTGCACTATGTCTTATATGGGATGAAGCAcggattgcgcatgcaccaaaagcaaaagattttgtttgtttgtgttaattacacatatttgtacataattaaacattaattat
Encoded here:
- the LOC138310599 gene encoding protein phosphatase Mn(2+)-dependent 1K-like; protein product: MCTTLDKCHRLGSTFGRQFRLSGLYLQKDTGETTHQKQCYCSLTATKELSILHRNRKGLLRLENKLPRCSLRQYSCIVPINLSQNGVNQRKILIQNTHPSICAKTRQVGVLSDPENKGKKQVGINFDTIGSWNNRISMPILIKESIQTGRLIPKIPLEKIGKASLLGRRNRNEDRYAIQQLSSEYLYFGIFDGHNGDVAAEYLQSRMCDSLSFWLSREPDQSVVLQQSFIDLNNSLARHLTSYWLDDEQFSTGSTATVCLLQHSTELTIGHVGDTRALLCRGGKAIALTQDHHPDDVEEKRRIESCGGVITPNSLGTPKVNGNLSMTRCIGNLPLKKYGVTEHPEIHRKKLDHGRDAFLALVSDGVSFVLSDQEVVDITCSCTDPQEAANRVTDQALQFGSEDNTTCVIIPLGAWGKYSTDTGTIRYSFGRTFVPLRDS